GTTCCAAACCTTTGCGATGGCGATGAATAATATCGTTCGCTCGGAAGGTAACGCTAAAACAGCGATGTTAACCATGATTATTTCCGCTATTTTAAATATGATTTTAAACCCGATTTTCATTATGGGATTTGGTATGGGCGTCCGCGGTTCTGCGCTTGCAACCGTCATTGCACAAGCAGTTGGCGCGATTTGGCTCTTGATTTACTTTTTATCAGGCAAAAGTACTTTATCTTTAAAAGGATTCTCATTCCGAATGGATTTCCCGCTGATTCGCCGGATTATGGCAATCGGGTTCCCGTCATTCATTATGATGTCGGCAGGAAGTATCGTAACCGTTGCGGTAAACTGGATGCTTAATATTTATGGTGGAACGATGGCGATTGCAGTTTACGGGATTGCGAACCGAATTGCGTCCTTCGTCATTATGCCAATCAATGGTGTCACACAAGGGATGCAACCAATCGTAGGCTTTAACTACGGTTCCAGACAATTCGAGCGCGTAATGAAAGCTGTCAAAGTGTCCATGATTGCTGCGACCGTAATGTCACTAGTTGCTTGGGGCTTAGTAGAAATTTTCCCGGGATTACTCGTGCGAATCTTCTCTAACGACCCAGAACTAATTGCCCAAGGAACAAACGCTGTTAGATTTATGCTATTAGCCGCACCAACTATTGGTTTCCAAATTGTCTGCGGTGGGCTATATCAAGCGCTTGGTCGAGCAAGAATTTCATTTATCATTTCGTTGATGCGCCAAATCATCTGTTTAGTACCACTTTTACTTATTTTGCCGCAATTCTTTGGCTTAAATGGTATTTGGTACGCGTTCCCGCTAGCAGATTTAGGAGCGTTCACCGTTTGTCTTGTCATTATGAGCAAAACATGGCGCCGAATTTTTAAAAATCCCGAGATAGTTTAAGCTAAATTGAATGGGGTATTTTCTAACTAGTGTCTCAAAAATAAAGGAGCGATTTGTATGGCAAAAATGTACCCGTATTTAGCTTTTGAAAATGCAAAAGAGGCTTTAGGATATTATGAAGAAGTGTTCGGAGCAACGAATATCACGAGGTTGCCAGTAACCGAAGAACAAAGCGAAATGTTCGGTCTGGCAAAAGAAAATCTGGAAAACACCACAGTTCACGGTGGATTTACAGTGCTTGGCGCGAACTTGTTTTGTTCAGATTCTTTCGGAAAAGAAGTAAAGCCATCCAACCAAATCTCCATTATGCTCGATTCTAACAGTGAGGATCCAGCGGCAGTAGCCGACGCCGATGCTTTCTTTGAGAAAGTGAGTTCATCAGGAAGAATCACCGTAACGCTGCCTTTCGCAGAGCAATTTTGGGGCGGTAAAATGGGACAATTCGTCGATGAATATGGAATTTCTTGGATGATTCATACGCAACCTTATTCTAAATTATAACAAGCAAGTGGACCAAGATATCAGCTATCTTGGTCCACTTTTTTATTTGGATTCAATTTTGTCATTAAATAATGTTCGCCGATACCAGGAATGACGAACGATTTTCCGACTTTACGATAGCCATGTTTTTCATAAAATCCAACAGCGACAATTCGCGCATTACACCAGATAAGGTCAGCATCGCGTTTCCAAATTTCCGCTTCCCCATCCGCGAGTAGCGCCGTACCTAAACCCTTCAACCGCATCCGCCGTTCAGTCGCAACCCCGCGAATACGGTACTGCGTAGGATTCGTAATAACAGCTGATTTTTCTAGATAAAAACTCGCAATCCCGAGTAAAATATCATTTTCAAAAGCGCCTAGATGAAACGTATCCTCCAAATCATCATGTAGATAAATCGCATTGCTTTCAGGTTGTTCTGGGCGAAGAACCCGGTGCCTAATATCCTGCGTATCTTTTGCCTTGATTTGCTTGATTTCCACGGCACTCACCTCCACATTATTTCTTTCTATTATAACCAATCTTCCTAAAATATCTATTCAAAAGTTAAATTTGTTTCATATGAATAACCGCGAACCAGCTCTTGACCTATCCAAGCAACCGTTTCTTGTAAAAGGTAATTTTTATTTTCAGCCGGTGTTTGCCAGTTTTGCGGAGTGACAAATGCCTGTCGTTCACTTGATGCTAAATGACGTTCGCCGGGTGCGCCAATCGAATTATCCAGCTCAACAAAAAGATAAGCCTGCCCGCCTAAAATAAAATAACCGGGAAACTGCAGATAACTTTTCGAAAGGCCAAGTCGGCTCACGGTTTTCTGAACTTCTTGATGGAAAACTGGGTCGTTTAGAATATCCGCATGAACAGGAGTGAGAAGTGGCTCTGTAAGCAAAAGCCTGGCAGATGTTAGTAGCTCTTTCTTTGCGGGTTCGCGTTTTAACAAGCCTTGATAACGATTAATAAGCCACTTTTTACGAGCAATGCGAGCTTCTTCATCGATTAATTTTTGCTGATATTTAATAAGTAAATCGGGCAAACTTTCCGATGTGTTTTTGTCGAGATATTGTTTGAGTTCTTGCAAGGAAAACCCCATGTATTGAAGCGCTTGAATGAGATTGAGTTGTTCTTCTTGAGCCGTTTTATAGTAGCGATATCCGGAAGCAGGATCAGTAAAAGCAGGGACCAAAAGCCCAATTTTGTCATAATAGCGCAATCGTTGGATGGAGAGCTGGCTTATCTTTGCCATTTCCCCAATAGAAAAAAGCGTTTCCACATGTATCACCCTTTCGTCTTGACTCTATAGCTACTATACACTTTATCATAAAGGTAATTCAAAGCGAGAGGTGAAAAAAATGAAAATTATTGTAGAAAAAGATTACGAAAATATGAGTAAAACAACGATGCAACTGCTATTAGGAAAAATGTATCAGGACAAATCAGTGCATTTGGCCATCACGGCAGGCTCTACACCTAAGCGAATGTACGAACTATTGGTGGAAGAAATGAAAGAAAAAGCACCACTGACGAATGTAAGCTATTATAATTTTGACGAAATTCCCATCGGCGACGAAAAATACGGCGTAACAATTGCCAATTTAAAAGCAATGTATTTTGATCCAGCGGGAATTCCAGAAGAACAAATTCATATGTTAGACACAAAAAACTATCTAGAACACGATGCGCATTTGAAAGAAGTAGGCGGCCTGGACGCAATTTTGATTGGCATCGGCGAAGATGGTCATTTTTGCGGAAACCTGCCCGGTGTAACAA
This genomic stretch from Listeria swaminathanii harbors:
- a CDS encoding MATE family efflux transporter encodes the protein MKEQSKRLGEDSIPSLMARLSIPAFIGMFVMGMYNIVDTIFVSYGVGPSGVAALSIAFPVQMILMAMAAMFGIGGASIISRSLGAGEQKNADKVFHQVIWLVLISSIFIAIITFIFLDPLITLFGAPADIHDIASDFLSLILLGAVFQTFAMAMNNIVRSEGNAKTAMLTMIISAILNMILNPIFIMGFGMGVRGSALATVIAQAVGAIWLLIYFLSGKSTLSLKGFSFRMDFPLIRRIMAIGFPSFIMMSAGSIVTVAVNWMLNIYGGTMAIAVYGIANRIASFVIMPINGVTQGMQPIVGFNYGSRQFERVMKAVKVSMIAATVMSLVAWGLVEIFPGLLVRIFSNDPELIAQGTNAVRFMLLAAPTIGFQIVCGGLYQALGRARISFIISLMRQIICLVPLLLILPQFFGLNGIWYAFPLADLGAFTVCLVIMSKTWRRIFKNPEIV
- a CDS encoding VOC family protein, whose amino-acid sequence is MAKMYPYLAFENAKEALGYYEEVFGATNITRLPVTEEQSEMFGLAKENLENTTVHGGFTVLGANLFCSDSFGKEVKPSNQISIMLDSNSEDPAAVADADAFFEKVSSSGRITVTLPFAEQFWGGKMGQFVDEYGISWMIHTQPYSKL
- a CDS encoding GNAT family N-acetyltransferase, producing the protein MEIKQIKAKDTQDIRHRVLRPEQPESNAIYLHDDLEDTFHLGAFENDILLGIASFYLEKSAVITNPTQYRIRGVATERRMRLKGLGTALLADGEAEIWKRDADLIWCNARIVAVGFYEKHGYRKVGKSFVIPGIGEHYLMTKLNPNKKVDQDS
- a CDS encoding MerR family transcriptional regulator; the encoded protein is METLFSIGEMAKISQLSIQRLRYYDKIGLLVPAFTDPASGYRYYKTAQEEQLNLIQALQYMGFSLQELKQYLDKNTSESLPDLLIKYQQKLIDEEARIARKKWLINRYQGLLKREPAKKELLTSARLLLTEPLLTPVHADILNDPVFHQEVQKTVSRLGLSKSYLQFPGYFILGGQAYLFVELDNSIGAPGERHLASSERQAFVTPQNWQTPAENKNYLLQETVAWIGQELVRGYSYETNLTFE
- a CDS encoding glucosamine-6-phosphate deaminase produces the protein MKIIVEKDYENMSKTTMQLLLGKMYQDKSVHLAITAGSTPKRMYELLVEEMKEKAPLTNVSYYNFDEIPIGDEKYGVTIANLKAMYFDPAGIPEEQIHMLDTKNYLEHDAHLKEVGGLDAILIGIGEDGHFCGNLPGVTKFGDETRLVSVQSRPDMFDILLGEVGGDAEKVPEYYVTMGPKNVMQAKQVILFANGKKKAAIIKKALQGPVTEDIPSSIFQLHPNFTVVLDEEAASELNR